Proteins encoded within one genomic window of Myxococcus virescens:
- the pth gene encoding aminoacyl-tRNA hydrolase yields the protein MKLIVGLGNPGREYERHRHNIGFMVVEALLSRARAELNQEKFAAKVGQGTLAGERVLFVEPQTFMNLSGRSVAEAARFFKVPIADVLVIHDELDLPLGRLQLKAGGGSGGHNGLKSIVSSLGDEGFIRLRFGIGKPEGPNARERVSGYVLSNFDDGERREMDALIDRAMDMTELWIREGLSVAMNRFNRKA from the coding sequence ATGAAGCTCATCGTCGGGCTGGGCAATCCGGGGCGCGAGTACGAGCGGCACCGGCACAACATCGGGTTCATGGTGGTGGAGGCGCTGCTGTCGCGGGCGCGCGCGGAGCTGAACCAGGAGAAGTTCGCGGCCAAGGTCGGCCAGGGCACCCTGGCGGGCGAGCGCGTCCTCTTCGTGGAGCCCCAGACGTTCATGAACCTGTCGGGCCGCTCCGTCGCGGAGGCGGCGCGCTTCTTCAAGGTCCCGATCGCGGACGTGCTCGTCATTCATGACGAGCTGGACCTGCCCCTGGGCCGCCTGCAGCTCAAGGCTGGCGGCGGCAGCGGCGGCCACAACGGCCTCAAGAGCATCGTCTCCAGCCTGGGCGACGAGGGCTTCATCCGCCTGCGCTTCGGCATCGGCAAGCCGGAGGGCCCCAACGCCCGCGAGCGCGTGTCCGGCTACGTCCTGTCCAACTTCGACGACGGCGAGCGCCGGGAGATGGATGCGCTCATCGACCGGGCCATGGACATGACGGAGCTGTGGATCCGCGAAGGGCTGTCAGTGGCCATGAACCGGTTCAACCGGAAGGCCTGA
- the rpsF gene encoding 30S ribosomal protein S6, whose product MAETQAATRLREYETIFLVKPDLTDDNVDKLKERVRGIVSREGGKVIRFTVWGKKKTLFPVAKQPRAIYVHTHFLGGAKLVAEIERNLRNLDEVTRYISVKIADEVDPETRPVLEDVKLAGDVEETRPGAPAEREGGFRSEGSEEQGGDSEEESSEEA is encoded by the coding sequence ATGGCTGAGACGCAGGCCGCGACGCGGCTTCGTGAGTACGAGACCATCTTCCTGGTCAAGCCGGACCTGACGGACGACAACGTGGACAAGCTCAAGGAGCGCGTCCGCGGCATCGTTTCCCGCGAGGGTGGCAAGGTCATCCGCTTCACGGTGTGGGGCAAGAAGAAGACCCTGTTCCCCGTGGCGAAGCAGCCCCGCGCCATCTACGTGCACACCCACTTCCTGGGTGGCGCGAAGCTGGTGGCGGAAATCGAGCGCAACCTCCGCAACCTGGACGAGGTCACCCGCTACATCTCCGTGAAGATCGCGGACGAGGTGGACCCCGAGACGCGTCCGGTGCTCGAGGACGTGAAGCTGGCCGGCGACGTGGAGGAGACCCGTCCGGGCGCTCCCGCGGAGCGCGAGGGTGGCTTCCGCTCCGAGGGTTCCGAGGAGCAGGGCGGCGACTCCGAGGAGGAGTCGTCCGAGGAGGCCTGA
- the rpsR gene encoding 30S ribosomal protein S18, with the protein MSNGTDSKTASAPAARSGGGFGGGGSRGGDRGDRGDRGGDRGDRGGGLGGDDDKRGGGRGFGRKKVCRFCAEKNASVDFKDQATLKYFVTERGKIIPRRISGNCAKHQREVAVAIKRARGIALLPYNAVVG; encoded by the coding sequence ATGAGCAACGGAACGGATAGCAAGACGGCCTCTGCCCCCGCCGCCCGCAGCGGTGGTGGCTTCGGCGGTGGTGGTTCGCGCGGTGGAGACCGGGGTGACCGGGGTGACCGCGGTGGTGATCGCGGCGACCGCGGCGGCGGGCTGGGCGGCGACGACGACAAGCGCGGTGGTGGCCGCGGCTTCGGCCGCAAGAAGGTCTGCCGCTTCTGCGCGGAGAAGAACGCGTCGGTGGACTTCAAGGACCAGGCGACGCTGAAGTACTTCGTGACCGAGCGCGGCAAGATCATCCCCCGCCGCATCTCCGGTAACTGCGCCAAGCACCAGCGCGAGGTGGCGGTGGCCATCAAGCGCGCCCGTGGCATCGCGCTCCTCCCCTACAACGCGGTGGTCGGCTAG
- the rplI gene encoding 50S ribosomal protein L9: MKVILREDIENLGKSGELVTVKDGFGRNFLLPRKKAVLASEQNLRQLEHEKAVIAARNAKLKGAAEEQAKKIGAIKVSIKRRVGDQDKLFGSVTALDIAEAVAAEGQSIDRRHIHLPEPIKALGNYEVELRLHRDVIAKIKLEVLPE, encoded by the coding sequence ATGAAGGTCATTCTGCGTGAGGACATCGAGAACCTGGGCAAGTCCGGGGAACTCGTCACCGTGAAGGACGGCTTCGGCCGCAACTTCCTCCTGCCCCGCAAGAAGGCGGTTCTGGCCAGCGAGCAGAACCTCCGCCAGCTGGAGCACGAGAAGGCGGTCATCGCCGCTCGGAACGCCAAGCTGAAGGGCGCGGCCGAGGAGCAGGCGAAGAAGATTGGCGCCATCAAGGTCAGCATCAAGCGCCGCGTGGGCGATCAGGACAAGCTGTTCGGCTCCGTCACGGCGCTGGACATCGCGGAGGCGGTTGCCGCCGAGGGTCAGAGCATCGACCGCCGCCACATCCACCTGCCCGAGCCCATCAAGGCCCTGGGCAACTACGAGGTGGAGCTGCGCCTGCACCGCGACGTCATCGCGAAGATCAAGCTCGAGGTCCTGCCGGAGTAA
- a CDS encoding acyltransferase family protein, translated as MSTTATPHLTDEHRPDLDWLRVVAILLLHLFHTGMMFNTWDWHVKSVQALPWLEPPMEVLHHLRMPLLMCISGLGTAVALRRRSLGTFAGDRAKRLLGPLVFGMFVVVPPQIYLEQLQRGTFQGSYADFYPSVFGFEPYPAGSFSWHHLWFVAYLFVYCLLALPLFAALRTASGQAWLQRAEAWLSRGGNVAWLFLPLALNEVLLRRFPQTHALLDDPRAFIHFGLFFLGGHLLGRCPRVIEHLVARRKALLGACGLLFAVMAPPNEYAFPLETLGRTALQWLFILSALAWARACIHVRRPWLRYARERAYPFYILHQTVIVIVGFAVVDWPVGPWGLFLAVLTLTFSLTWGLCEGVARVPWLRACFGMPARSKRAAPIHAAAPVHTA; from the coding sequence ATGAGCACCACCGCCACCCCGCACCTCACCGATGAGCACCGCCCGGACCTGGACTGGCTCCGCGTGGTGGCCATCCTCCTGCTGCACCTGTTCCACACCGGGATGATGTTCAACACATGGGACTGGCACGTGAAGAGCGTCCAGGCCCTGCCGTGGCTGGAGCCCCCCATGGAGGTGCTGCATCACCTCCGCATGCCGCTGCTGATGTGCATCTCCGGCCTGGGCACGGCGGTCGCGCTGCGGCGGCGCTCGCTGGGCACCTTCGCCGGGGACCGCGCGAAGCGGCTCCTGGGCCCATTGGTCTTCGGGATGTTCGTCGTGGTGCCGCCGCAAATCTACCTGGAGCAGCTCCAACGAGGGACGTTCCAGGGCAGCTACGCGGACTTCTACCCATCCGTGTTCGGCTTCGAGCCCTACCCCGCCGGCAGCTTCAGCTGGCACCACCTGTGGTTCGTCGCCTACCTCTTCGTCTACTGCCTGCTCGCGCTGCCCCTCTTCGCGGCGCTGCGTACGGCGAGCGGCCAGGCCTGGCTCCAGCGCGCCGAGGCGTGGCTGAGCCGGGGCGGGAACGTGGCGTGGCTGTTCCTGCCACTCGCGCTCAACGAGGTGTTGCTGCGCCGCTTCCCCCAGACGCACGCGCTGCTCGACGACCCGCGAGCCTTCATCCACTTCGGCCTCTTCTTCCTCGGCGGGCACCTGCTGGGCCGGTGTCCTCGCGTCATCGAGCACCTGGTGGCCCGGCGCAAGGCGCTGCTGGGCGCCTGCGGCCTGCTCTTCGCCGTCATGGCGCCGCCGAACGAGTACGCCTTCCCACTGGAGACGCTGGGCCGCACGGCGCTGCAGTGGCTCTTCATCCTCTCGGCCCTGGCGTGGGCGCGGGCCTGCATCCACGTCCGTCGCCCCTGGCTCCGGTACGCGCGCGAGCGGGCCTACCCGTTCTACATCCTCCACCAGACGGTCATCGTCATCGTCGGCTTCGCGGTCGTGGACTGGCCCGTGGGCCCCTGGGGCCTCTTCCTGGCGGTGCTCACGCTGACGTTCAGTCTCACCTGGGGCCTGTGTGAAGGAGTGGCCCGGGTGCCCTGGCTGCGAGCGTGCTTCGGGATGCCGGCTCGCTCGAAACGGGCCGCGCCCATCCACGCCGCCGCCCCAGTGCATACTGCCTGA
- a CDS encoding sensor histidine kinase — MTPSPPQAGLDWKWPRIRAKPALALLGFCLLIGLWMGLTLWLTILGDGGTLPGARPFLWEITGALGIWAVMPILYTAVVNAPSPRMGWGRFLGIHAVAFVLFTGLHTALMVGTRQLLYALLGWGTYDYGALAFRIPMEAQKDLISYTVTATLWSFLQTWKERQARALREASLEAELRAAQLQSLTGQLHPHFLFNALNTVSAVMYEDLARTDRLLSDLGGLLRASLERREATWTLGEERTQAARFVALLAARFGERVTVHWDVAPGLDGAQVPCFALQALVENAVKHNQDRTEALEVRIRAREDGAGWRLEVEDTGRGFRTPSPASGPGVGLAHLERILTLLHAGRARLERSHGPEGGARVSLWLPREAAA; from the coding sequence ATGACGCCCTCTCCGCCCCAGGCCGGCCTCGACTGGAAGTGGCCCCGCATCCGCGCGAAGCCGGCGCTGGCGCTGTTGGGCTTCTGCCTGCTCATCGGCCTGTGGATGGGGCTCACGCTGTGGCTCACCATCCTCGGGGACGGCGGCACCCTCCCGGGCGCCCGTCCCTTCCTCTGGGAAATCACCGGGGCGCTCGGCATCTGGGCCGTCATGCCCATCCTCTACACGGCGGTGGTCAACGCACCGAGCCCTCGCATGGGATGGGGGCGCTTCCTGGGCATCCATGCCGTGGCCTTCGTGCTCTTCACCGGCCTGCACACCGCGCTGATGGTGGGGACGCGGCAGCTGCTGTACGCGCTGCTCGGCTGGGGCACCTACGACTATGGCGCGCTCGCCTTCCGCATCCCCATGGAGGCGCAGAAGGACCTCATCTCGTACACGGTCACCGCCACGCTCTGGAGCTTCCTCCAAACCTGGAAGGAGCGTCAGGCACGGGCGCTGCGGGAGGCCTCGCTGGAGGCCGAGTTACGAGCGGCCCAGCTCCAGTCCCTCACCGGGCAGCTCCATCCGCACTTCCTCTTCAACGCCCTGAACACCGTCAGCGCGGTGATGTACGAGGACCTCGCGCGCACGGACCGGCTGCTCAGCGACCTGGGCGGACTGCTGCGCGCCAGCCTGGAGCGGCGCGAGGCCACGTGGACGCTGGGCGAGGAGCGAACCCAGGCCGCGCGCTTCGTGGCCCTTCTAGCCGCGCGCTTCGGCGAGCGGGTGACGGTGCACTGGGACGTGGCCCCCGGCCTGGATGGCGCCCAGGTGCCCTGCTTCGCGCTGCAAGCGCTGGTGGAGAACGCGGTGAAGCACAACCAGGACCGGACAGAGGCGCTGGAGGTGCGCATCCGGGCCCGGGAGGACGGCGCCGGGTGGCGGCTGGAGGTCGAGGACACCGGGCGCGGCTTCCGCACGCCGTCCCCCGCATCCGGCCCCGGTGTGGGGTTGGCCCACCTCGAGCGCATCCTGACGCTGCTCCACGCGGGCCGAGCGCGGCTGGAGCGGAGCCACGGCCCCGAGGGCGGCGCGCGCGTGTCGCTCTGGCTGCCACGGGAGGCCGCGGCATGA
- a CDS encoding LytR/AlgR family response regulator transcription factor produces MTRFQVLVADDEAPARAKVKRLLAEDVRFALAGEAADGTQTLSQVSALHPDLLVLDVQMPGLTGFEVLEALGPEHCPAVIFSTAYDAFALAAFEAQAVDYLLKPYDAERFGRALDKAHAVLRSGLPDTARLQSLLAELGRAPAGRPLERLVVKVGEAWVPLPLADVWRLSAEDKYVRLYTGQGEHLVRQTLRALEERLDPSRFVRVHRGDIVNLDAVARLEPWSHGDGILVLKDGSSVVLSRTWREAFLRAWGLEG; encoded by the coding sequence ATGACGCGCTTCCAGGTGCTCGTGGCCGATGACGAAGCGCCCGCGCGGGCGAAGGTGAAGCGCCTGCTGGCGGAGGACGTGCGCTTCGCGCTGGCGGGCGAAGCGGCGGATGGGACACAGACGTTGAGTCAGGTGAGTGCCCTGCATCCGGACCTGCTGGTGCTCGACGTGCAGATGCCCGGTCTCACCGGCTTCGAGGTGCTTGAGGCCCTGGGCCCGGAGCACTGCCCCGCAGTCATCTTCTCCACCGCGTACGACGCCTTCGCGTTGGCGGCTTTCGAGGCGCAGGCGGTGGACTACCTCTTGAAGCCCTACGACGCGGAGCGCTTCGGCCGGGCGCTCGACAAGGCCCATGCGGTGCTCCGCAGCGGGCTGCCGGACACCGCGCGGCTCCAGTCCCTGCTAGCGGAGCTGGGGCGGGCACCCGCGGGCCGTCCGTTGGAGCGGCTGGTGGTGAAGGTAGGCGAGGCCTGGGTGCCCCTGCCGCTGGCGGACGTCTGGCGCCTGTCGGCCGAGGACAAGTACGTGCGGCTCTACACGGGCCAGGGCGAGCACCTGGTGCGACAGACGCTCCGCGCCCTGGAGGAGCGGCTGGACCCCTCACGCTTCGTCCGGGTGCACCGGGGCGACATCGTCAATCTGGACGCGGTGGCCCGCCTGGAGCCGTGGAGCCACGGGGATGGAATCCTCGTCCTCAAGGACGGGAGCTCCGTCGTGCTCAGCCGCACCTGGCGTGAAGCGTTCCTCCGGGCGTGGGGACTGGAGGGGTAG
- the dnaB gene encoding replicative DNA helicase: MENVHEFREGRKVHEDLAAERAVLGAVLADNTLIAAVGEVVHPEDFSSPAHAQIFEAMLKLDGQSRQVDHLTLAEELKVLGHLVSVGGPAYLMRLDQVVPIASNAVQYAQIVKDQAIRRRLAQAGREIQDLASQETGELEVLLDEAERKVFLLAEKKREGDLRPVSELMEHTLDLLDKMKAAATGITGLSTGYIDLDNQLTGLHAGELIILAARPGIGKTSFAMNIAVHAALKENKAVGIFSLEMPADQLLMRLLASTARVDMKKLRGGRLTPHDEEKFQEMAGALYNAPIYIDDSGGLSPFDLRAKARRVKQRDPRLSLIVIDYLQLMHQKGKVESRQLEVAEISRALKQLAKELEVPIIALSQLSRKVEDRKDGKPLLSDLRESGSIEQDADVVMFIHRETSDEGPDGQPAQQSNTVIPVELIVAKQRNGPIGSIDLVFLAEYTRFESRSRSE; encoded by the coding sequence ATGGAGAACGTCCACGAGTTCAGAGAGGGTCGGAAGGTCCACGAGGACCTCGCCGCGGAGCGCGCCGTACTGGGCGCCGTGCTGGCGGACAACACGCTCATCGCCGCGGTAGGCGAGGTCGTCCACCCAGAGGATTTCTCCAGCCCCGCACACGCCCAGATTTTCGAGGCGATGCTGAAGCTCGACGGCCAGTCGAGACAGGTGGACCACCTGACGCTGGCCGAGGAGCTGAAGGTGTTGGGCCACCTGGTGTCGGTGGGCGGCCCGGCCTACCTGATGCGTCTGGACCAGGTGGTGCCCATCGCGTCCAACGCGGTCCAGTACGCGCAGATCGTCAAGGACCAGGCCATCCGCCGCCGCCTGGCCCAGGCGGGCAGGGAGATCCAGGACCTCGCCAGCCAGGAGACGGGCGAGCTGGAGGTGCTGCTCGACGAGGCCGAGCGCAAGGTGTTCCTCCTCGCGGAGAAGAAGCGCGAGGGCGACCTGCGCCCGGTCAGCGAGCTGATGGAGCATACGCTCGACCTGCTCGACAAGATGAAGGCGGCGGCCACGGGCATCACGGGCCTGTCCACCGGCTACATCGACCTGGACAACCAGCTCACCGGCCTGCACGCCGGCGAGCTCATCATCCTCGCGGCGCGTCCCGGCATCGGCAAGACGTCCTTCGCGATGAACATCGCGGTGCACGCGGCGCTGAAGGAGAACAAGGCCGTCGGCATCTTCAGCCTCGAAATGCCCGCCGACCAGCTGCTGATGCGTCTGCTGGCCTCCACCGCGCGCGTGGACATGAAGAAGCTGCGTGGCGGCCGGCTGACGCCGCACGACGAGGAGAAGTTCCAGGAGATGGCGGGCGCGCTCTACAACGCGCCCATCTACATCGACGACTCAGGCGGCCTGTCCCCGTTCGACCTGCGCGCCAAGGCCCGCCGCGTGAAGCAGCGCGACCCGCGCCTGTCGCTCATCGTCATCGACTACCTCCAGCTCATGCATCAGAAGGGCAAGGTGGAGAGCCGCCAGCTCGAGGTCGCCGAAATCTCCCGCGCGTTGAAGCAGCTCGCCAAGGAGCTGGAGGTGCCCATCATCGCGCTCAGTCAGCTCAGCCGAAAGGTGGAGGACCGCAAGGACGGCAAGCCCCTGCTGTCAGACCTGCGTGAGTCCGGCTCCATCGAGCAGGACGCCGACGTGGTGATGTTCATCCACCGTGAGACGTCTGACGAGGGCCCCGACGGGCAGCCTGCGCAGCAGTCGAACACCGTCATCCCCGTGGAGCTCATCGTCGCCAAGCAGCGTAACGGCCCCATCGGCTCCATCGACCTGGTGTTCCTGGCCGAGTACACCCGCTTCGAGAGCCGGTCTCGAAGCGAGTAG